From Lagenorhynchus albirostris chromosome 10, mLagAlb1.1, whole genome shotgun sequence, the proteins below share one genomic window:
- the LOC132527545 gene encoding BOLA class I histocompatibility antigen, alpha chain BL3-7-like isoform X1 has product MAPGALLLLLTGALTLTETWAGSHSLRYFYTGVSRPGRGEPRFIAVGYVDDTQFVRFDSDAPNPRMEPRAPWVEQEGPEYWDRETRNCKDAAQIYRVNLNTLRGYYNQTDAGSHTLQEMYGCDVGPDGRVLLGYSQYAYDGADYIALNEDLRSWTAADAAAQITKRKWEAAGAAERYRNYVEGTCVEWLLRYLENGKDTLQRADPPKTHVTHHPISDREVTLRCWALGFYPEEISLTWQRDGEDQTQDMELVETRPSGDRTFQKWAALVVPSGEEQRYTCHVQHEGLQEPLTLRWEPPQSTVPIMVLIVCLVVLVVTGAVVTGAVIWRKKHSGEKGGSYAQAANSDSAQGSDVSLTDPKV; this is encoded by the exons ATGGCACCGGGAGCCCTCCTTCTGCTCCTCACGGGGGCCCTGACCCTGACCGAGACCTGGGCGG gctcCCACTCCCTGAGGTATTTCTACACCGGGGTGTCCCGGCCCGGCCGCGGGGAGCCCCGCTTCATCGCCGTCGGCTACGTGGACGACACGCAGTTCGTGCGGTTCGACAGCGACGCCCCGAATCCGAGGATGGAGCCGCGGGCGCCGTGGGTGGAGCAGGAGGGGCCGGAGTACTGGGATCGGGAGACGCGGAACTGCAAGGACGCCGCACAGATTTACCGAGTGAACCTGAACACTCTGCGCGGCTACTACAACCAGACCGATGCCG GGTCTCACACCCTCCAGGAGATGTACGGCTGCGACGTGGGGCCGGACGGTCGCGTCCTCCTTGGGTACAGCCAGTACGCCTACGACGGCGCCGATTACATCGCCCTGAACGAGGACCTGCGCTCCTGGACCGCGGCCGACGCGGCGGCTCAGATCACCAAGCGCAAGTGGGAGGCGGCCGGTGCTGCGGAGCGCTACAGGAACTACGTGGAGGGCACCTGCGTGGAGTGGCTCCTCAGATACCTGGAGAACGGGAAGGACACGCTGCAGCGCGCAG ACCCTCCAAAGACACACGTGACCCACCACCCCATCTCTGATCGTGAGGTCACCCTGaggtgctgggccctgggcttcTACCCTGAGGAGATCTCACTGACCTGGCAGCGTGATGGGGAGGATCAGACCCAGGACATGGAGCTTGTGGAGACCAGGCCTTCAGGGGACAGAACCTTCCAGAAGTGGGCGGCCCTGGTGGTGCCTTCTGGAGAGGAGCAGAGATACACGTGCCATGTGCAGCACGAGGGGCTTCAGGAGCCCCTCACCCTGAGATGGG aACCTCCTCAGTCCACCGTCCCCATCATGGTCCTCATTGTTTGCCTGGTTGTCTTGGTGGTAACTGGAGCCGTGGTGACTGGAGCTGTGATCTGGAGGAAGAAGCACTCAG GTGAAAAAGGGGGGAGCTACGCTCAGGCTGCAA ACAGTGACAGTGCTCAGGGCTCTGATGTGTCTCTCACGGATCCTAAAG TGTGA
- the LOC132527545 gene encoding BOLA class I histocompatibility antigen, alpha chain BL3-7-like isoform X3: MAPGALLLLLTGALTLTETWAGSHSLRYFYTGVSRPGRGEPRFIAVGYVDDTQFVRFDSDAPNPRMEPRAPWVEQEGPEYWDRETRNCKDAAQIYRVNLNTLRGYYNQTDAGSHTLQEMYGCDVGPDGRVLLGYSQYAYDGADYIALNEDLRSWTAADAAAQITKRKWEAAGAAERYRNYVEGTCVEWLLRYLENGKDTLQRADPPKTHVTHHPISDREVTLRCWALGFYPEEISLTWQRDGEDQTQDMELVETRPSGDRTFQKWAALVVPSGEEQRYTCHVQHEGLQEPLTLRWGEKGGSYAQAANSDSAQGSDVSLTDPKV, translated from the exons ATGGCACCGGGAGCCCTCCTTCTGCTCCTCACGGGGGCCCTGACCCTGACCGAGACCTGGGCGG gctcCCACTCCCTGAGGTATTTCTACACCGGGGTGTCCCGGCCCGGCCGCGGGGAGCCCCGCTTCATCGCCGTCGGCTACGTGGACGACACGCAGTTCGTGCGGTTCGACAGCGACGCCCCGAATCCGAGGATGGAGCCGCGGGCGCCGTGGGTGGAGCAGGAGGGGCCGGAGTACTGGGATCGGGAGACGCGGAACTGCAAGGACGCCGCACAGATTTACCGAGTGAACCTGAACACTCTGCGCGGCTACTACAACCAGACCGATGCCG GGTCTCACACCCTCCAGGAGATGTACGGCTGCGACGTGGGGCCGGACGGTCGCGTCCTCCTTGGGTACAGCCAGTACGCCTACGACGGCGCCGATTACATCGCCCTGAACGAGGACCTGCGCTCCTGGACCGCGGCCGACGCGGCGGCTCAGATCACCAAGCGCAAGTGGGAGGCGGCCGGTGCTGCGGAGCGCTACAGGAACTACGTGGAGGGCACCTGCGTGGAGTGGCTCCTCAGATACCTGGAGAACGGGAAGGACACGCTGCAGCGCGCAG ACCCTCCAAAGACACACGTGACCCACCACCCCATCTCTGATCGTGAGGTCACCCTGaggtgctgggccctgggcttcTACCCTGAGGAGATCTCACTGACCTGGCAGCGTGATGGGGAGGATCAGACCCAGGACATGGAGCTTGTGGAGACCAGGCCTTCAGGGGACAGAACCTTCCAGAAGTGGGCGGCCCTGGTGGTGCCTTCTGGAGAGGAGCAGAGATACACGTGCCATGTGCAGCACGAGGGGCTTCAGGAGCCCCTCACCCTGAGATGGG GTGAAAAAGGGGGGAGCTACGCTCAGGCTGCAA ACAGTGACAGTGCTCAGGGCTCTGATGTGTCTCTCACGGATCCTAAAG TGTGA
- the LOC132527545 gene encoding BOLA class I histocompatibility antigen, alpha chain BL3-7-like isoform X2, producing the protein MAPGALLLLLTGALTLTETWAGSHSLRYFYTGVSRPGRGEPRFIAVGYVDDTQFVRFDSDAPNPRMEPRAPWVEQEGPEYWDRETRNCKDAAQIYRVNLNTLRGYYNQTDAGSHTLQEMYGCDVGPDGRVLLGYSQYAYDGADYIALNEDLRSWTAADAAAQITKRKWEAAGAAERYRNYVEGTCVEWLLRYLENGKDTLQRADPPKTHVTHHPISDREVTLRCWALGFYPEEISLTWQRDGEDQTQDMELVETRPSGDRTFQKWAALVVPSGEEQRYTCHVQHEGLQEPLTLRWEPPQSTVPIMVLIVCLVVLVVTGAVVTGAVIWRKKHSVGDQVTST; encoded by the exons ATGGCACCGGGAGCCCTCCTTCTGCTCCTCACGGGGGCCCTGACCCTGACCGAGACCTGGGCGG gctcCCACTCCCTGAGGTATTTCTACACCGGGGTGTCCCGGCCCGGCCGCGGGGAGCCCCGCTTCATCGCCGTCGGCTACGTGGACGACACGCAGTTCGTGCGGTTCGACAGCGACGCCCCGAATCCGAGGATGGAGCCGCGGGCGCCGTGGGTGGAGCAGGAGGGGCCGGAGTACTGGGATCGGGAGACGCGGAACTGCAAGGACGCCGCACAGATTTACCGAGTGAACCTGAACACTCTGCGCGGCTACTACAACCAGACCGATGCCG GGTCTCACACCCTCCAGGAGATGTACGGCTGCGACGTGGGGCCGGACGGTCGCGTCCTCCTTGGGTACAGCCAGTACGCCTACGACGGCGCCGATTACATCGCCCTGAACGAGGACCTGCGCTCCTGGACCGCGGCCGACGCGGCGGCTCAGATCACCAAGCGCAAGTGGGAGGCGGCCGGTGCTGCGGAGCGCTACAGGAACTACGTGGAGGGCACCTGCGTGGAGTGGCTCCTCAGATACCTGGAGAACGGGAAGGACACGCTGCAGCGCGCAG ACCCTCCAAAGACACACGTGACCCACCACCCCATCTCTGATCGTGAGGTCACCCTGaggtgctgggccctgggcttcTACCCTGAGGAGATCTCACTGACCTGGCAGCGTGATGGGGAGGATCAGACCCAGGACATGGAGCTTGTGGAGACCAGGCCTTCAGGGGACAGAACCTTCCAGAAGTGGGCGGCCCTGGTGGTGCCTTCTGGAGAGGAGCAGAGATACACGTGCCATGTGCAGCACGAGGGGCTTCAGGAGCCCCTCACCCTGAGATGGG aACCTCCTCAGTCCACCGTCCCCATCATGGTCCTCATTGTTTGCCTGGTTGTCTTGGTGGTAACTGGAGCCGTGGTGACTGGAGCTGTGATCTGGAGGAAGAAGCACTCAG TTGGGGACCAGGTTACCAGCACTTGA